The Balnearium lithotrophicum genome contains a region encoding:
- a CDS encoding ABC transporter substrate-binding protein: MRGLFLFIFLLTFWLNCYSQERIVSLSPALTEIISYLGEDNRLVGVTTFCHGSLCRGKEKVGGIVNPNVEKIYSLHPDLVVSTDLTPKREIEVLRKLEIRVFVFKLTSLKDIERATDELGALFKEENRGKELIRKIKREAENFLSCFKGKKVLVLISVKPFYCAGSKTYIGEILSTSGAKVVPKSDFKPISAEEILKLKPDVVLVVGREVPSLLRNFGLKTLNFKNSDEILHPSPLLLKGIKDLGREVCKN, encoded by the coding sequence TTGAGAGGGCTTTTTCTTTTTATTTTTTTACTTACTTTCTGGTTAAACTGTTATTCTCAGGAGAGAATAGTTTCACTTTCCCCTGCACTTACAGAGATAATCTCCTACTTAGGAGAGGATAATAGATTAGTAGGAGTTACAACTTTTTGTCATGGAAGTTTGTGCAGAGGAAAGGAGAAAGTCGGCGGGATTGTCAATCCAAATGTTGAGAAAATCTACTCCCTACATCCTGACTTAGTTGTATCAACGGACCTAACTCCTAAGAGGGAAATCGAAGTTTTAAGAAAGTTAGAGATAAGGGTTTTTGTCTTTAAGCTCACCTCACTAAAGGATATAGAGAGAGCAACAGACGAGTTAGGAGCTCTCTTTAAAGAGGAAAACAGAGGAAAGGAGCTGATAAGAAAAATAAAACGGGAGGCTGAAAATTTTCTATCCTGCTTTAAAGGGAAAAAAGTTTTAGTTCTAATATCCGTCAAACCCTTTTACTGTGCAGGAAGTAAAACGTACATAGGGGAAATTCTCTCAACTTCTGGGGCAAAGGTTGTTCCCAAATCTGACTTTAAGCCAATTTCAGCTGAGGAGATATTAAAACTTAAACCTGACGTTGTTCTGGTTGTAGGAAGAGAGGTTCCAAGCCTCCTCAGGAACTTCGGATTGAAGACTCTCAATTTCAAAAACAGTGATGAAATTCTCCATCCGAGTCCTCTCCTTCTAAAGGGAATCAAGGACTTGGGGAGGGAAGTTTGCAAAAATTAG
- the tsf gene encoding translation elongation factor Ts codes for MAEITTQMIKELREKTGAGIVECKKALQEAGGDIEKAVEILRKKGAAKAAKKADRATAEGIVVSYIHAGGKVGALVELSCETDFVARTEDFKQLGHEIAMQVAAMSPEFVSREEVPSELVEKEKEILRQQALSEGKPEHIVEKIVEGRLSKFFSEKCLLEQPWIKDDSKTIKDLLTDYITKLGENIKVKRFCRFEIGK; via the coding sequence ATGGCAGAGATTACAACTCAGATGATAAAGGAGCTTCGTGAAAAGACGGGAGCTGGAATAGTCGAGTGCAAAAAGGCCCTTCAGGAGGCAGGCGGAGATATAGAAAAGGCCGTTGAGATACTGAGGAAGAAGGGAGCAGCCAAGGCTGCTAAGAAGGCAGATAGGGCTACCGCTGAGGGAATAGTTGTTTCTTACATTCATGCTGGTGGAAAAGTTGGAGCTCTGGTAGAGCTAAGCTGTGAAACGGACTTTGTTGCAAGGACTGAGGACTTTAAACAGTTGGGTCATGAGATTGCTATGCAGGTCGCTGCTATGTCTCCAGAATTTGTGAGCAGGGAGGAAGTTCCTTCTGAACTAGTTGAAAAGGAGAAGGAAATTCTCAGACAGCAGGCACTCTCTGAGGGTAAACCTGAACACATCGTTGAAAAAATTGTTGAAGGAAGGTTATCAAAGTTCTTCTCCGAGAAGTGTCTCCTTGAACAGCCCTGGATTAAGGACGACAGCAAGACAATAAAAGACCTTCTGACAGACTACATTACAAAGTTAGGTGAGAACATAAAGGTTAAGAGATTCTGCCGCTTTGAAATTGGTAAGTAA
- a CDS encoding ABC transporter ATP-binding protein, producing MVEVRELSFRILSNFTFSVGSGKVVGIVGRNGSGKTTLLRCLGGYHKYTGSVKVEGVEIKRASSKERFKLVNYLPQSFSYFFPYTVLEFLSVTTGKEREETEEVLEELQIGNLRKRFVNTLSGGESVKVQLARLILSAPKVFLLDEPVAFLDVTVYSLIGKLVEKLQREGKTVFITAHDLSFLYDTCDLFLGMEKGKFVFFGEKGDFLYGIRELFNGFLKVKAFNGEVFIKPKGGES from the coding sequence GTGGTAGAGGTTAGGGAGCTCTCATTCAGAATTCTGAGTAACTTCACTTTTTCAGTTGGAAGTGGGAAGGTTGTTGGTATTGTCGGAAGGAACGGCTCTGGTAAGACAACTCTACTTAGGTGTTTAGGGGGATACCATAAGTACACGGGAAGCGTGAAGGTTGAAGGAGTAGAGATAAAAAGGGCTTCTTCCAAGGAGAGGTTTAAGCTTGTTAATTACCTGCCTCAGAGCTTCTCCTATTTCTTTCCCTACACAGTTCTTGAGTTTTTATCCGTTACTACTGGAAAAGAAAGGGAGGAAACAGAGGAGGTTTTGGAGGAGCTCCAAATTGGAAATTTGAGGAAGAGGTTTGTAAATACCCTTAGTGGCGGGGAGAGCGTAAAGGTTCAACTTGCAAGACTCATTCTTTCAGCCCCAAAGGTTTTCCTCTTAGATGAACCTGTAGCCTTTTTGGACGTTACTGTCTATTCACTGATAGGAAAGTTAGTAGAGAAATTACAGAGAGAGGGGAAAACGGTCTTTATAACGGCTCACGACCTTTCGTTCCTCTACGATACGTGCGACCTTTTTTTGGGAATGGAAAAGGGAAAGTTCGTCTTTTTCGGTGAAAAGGGAGATTTTCTCTATGGGATAAGGGAGCTCTTTAACGGATTTTTAAAGGTCAAGGCGTTTAACGGGGAAGTTTTTATAAAACCAAAGGGAGGTGAGAGTTGA
- the pyrF gene encoding orotidine-5'-phosphate decarboxylase, giving the protein MIIVALDFDNCSKALKLVDELKGRIKRFKVGLELFSRCGIEVVKNIKSKGGEVFLDLKYFDIPNTVKSAAKVAIEAGVWMYNVHALGGYDFLREVAEFNREYSDKLGIERPLLIAVTVLTSMNEDDLKSIGINSSVNDTVLRLAELSKKAGLDGVVCSAKEVRLIKENLGEDFITVTPGIRPAWSEKNDQKRVVTPKDALTLGTNYMVIGRPITKASNPVLAVKKILEEIN; this is encoded by the coding sequence ATGATAATAGTTGCTCTTGACTTTGATAACTGTTCCAAAGCTCTAAAGTTGGTTGATGAACTGAAGGGAAGAATTAAAAGGTTCAAGGTTGGACTGGAGCTCTTTTCAAGGTGCGGAATTGAGGTAGTTAAAAACATAAAGAGTAAAGGAGGAGAGGTCTTTTTAGATTTAAAGTACTTTGACATACCAAACACAGTAAAATCTGCGGCAAAAGTTGCGATAGAGGCTGGAGTCTGGATGTACAACGTCCACGCCCTCGGGGGGTACGATTTTTTAAGGGAAGTGGCTGAGTTTAACAGGGAGTACTCCGATAAATTGGGAATAGAGAGACCTCTTTTGATTGCAGTTACTGTTTTAACGAGTATGAACGAAGACGACCTAAAAAGTATAGGCATTAACTCCTCAGTTAACGACACTGTTCTGAGGTTGGCAGAGCTCTCAAAAAAGGCCGGATTAGACGGTGTAGTCTGTTCAGCAAAAGAAGTAAGATTAATAAAGGAAAACTTAGGTGAGGATTTTATAACTGTAACTCCCGGAATTAGACCTGCTTGGTCTGAAAAGAACGATCAAAAAAGAGTAGTTACTCCTAAAGATGCTTTAACTTTAGGAACTAATTATATGGTTATAGGAAGGCCTATAACAAAAGCTTCTAATCCTGTTCTTGCTGTAAAAAAAATATTAGAGGAGATCAATTAA
- a CDS encoding HD-GYP domain-containing protein, which yields MGIFGELGFLDISKLLLKISDLSGFLDHSLKGHNLRVAAISSILAQDISYSKEFLKKVLIASIFHDIGILFQKKVEQKELLFRESSEGTKAIHLHAFLGYELFKRYPKFKEVALAIRDHHRNYSEFLKNPGKYSYTGQIIHLADRIDIFVMNRIKLGWDFPKILFYLKEKLSVSKGRIFDPVLVEILINRYFDKEAFWFYLYTDREEYVEELILSLISNLDLSYKIKEVLQVVDIFGFIIDFKSPFTATHSSGVAQTAAHLSSILGFSPEEVRKMKIAGFLHDIGKIYIPLEILEKPGRLTESEFFIMKSHVFHTYMILKESIGDIDIVKWASYHHEKLNGEGYPFKLKAEELPIGSRIMAVADAFTALTEDRPYKKGIPPEKTVQILEELAQKNALDKRVVYVLKKNLSSINTSKEKVQEKAKELYDRMRQIAYSGEFN from the coding sequence ATGGGGATATTTGGGGAACTAGGTTTCTTAGATATATCAAAACTTTTACTAAAAATTTCCGATTTAAGCGGATTTCTTGACCATTCACTTAAAGGACACAATCTAAGGGTTGCAGCTATTTCCTCAATACTGGCTCAGGATATCTCTTATTCTAAAGAATTTCTTAAAAAAGTTCTGATAGCTTCCATATTTCATGATATAGGAATCCTTTTTCAGAAGAAAGTTGAGCAGAAAGAATTACTGTTTAGAGAATCGTCGGAAGGGACAAAGGCGATTCATCTTCATGCTTTTCTAGGATATGAACTCTTTAAGAGATATCCTAAGTTTAAAGAAGTTGCCTTAGCAATAAGAGACCATCATAGAAACTATAGTGAATTTTTAAAAAATCCCGGTAAGTATTCCTATACTGGTCAAATAATACACTTAGCAGATAGAATTGATATATTTGTAATGAATAGAATTAAGTTAGGTTGGGATTTTCCTAAAATATTATTCTATTTAAAGGAAAAACTTTCTGTTTCAAAGGGAAGAATCTTTGACCCAGTACTCGTAGAGATTTTGATTAATCGTTACTTTGATAAGGAGGCTTTTTGGTTTTATCTCTATACAGATAGAGAGGAGTATGTTGAGGAATTAATACTTTCCTTAATATCAAATCTTGATTTATCCTATAAAATAAAGGAAGTTCTACAGGTTGTAGATATATTTGGTTTTATTATTGACTTCAAAAGCCCTTTTACAGCTACCCACTCATCTGGTGTAGCTCAAACTGCCGCTCATTTATCTTCCATTTTAGGGTTTTCTCCTGAAGAAGTTAGAAAAATGAAAATAGCTGGTTTCTTACACGATATTGGAAAAATCTATATTCCTCTTGAAATTTTAGAAAAACCAGGAAGATTGACAGAGAGTGAATTTTTCATAATGAAATCCCACGTTTTCCATACTTATATGATACTAAAGGAGTCTATTGGTGACATTGATATAGTAAAGTGGGCATCCTACCATCATGAAAAGTTGAATGGGGAAGGATATCCTTTTAAGTTGAAAGCGGAGGAACTTCCTATAGGTTCCAGAATTATGGCCGTTGCTGATGCTTTCACAGCCCTTACAGAAGATAGACCCTATAAAAAAGGTATTCCCCCAGAAAAGACCGTCCAAATCTTAGAGGAACTTGCCCAAAAAAATGCTTTAGATAAAAGAGTTGTTTATGTGCTAAAGAAAAATCTCTCATCGATAAATACATCTAAAGAAAAAGTACAGGAAAAAGCAAAAGAATTATATGACAGGATGAGACAAATAGCCTACTCTGGAGAGTTTAATTGA
- a CDS encoding aminotransferase class I/II-fold pyridoxal phosphate-dependent enzyme — MPKFQFARIDRLPPYVFAVVNDLKMKMRRAGEDIVDLGMGNPDLPTPQHIVDKLCDAAQNPKNHRYSQTKGLYKLREALALWYKRKYNVELDPETEVITTIGSKEGIAHLALTLINPGDVAIVPTPAYPIHPYSIIISGGDVRSVPLLTEEGFDEEAFFESIIKAYKESWPRPKVLILNFPHNPTTATVGLKFFEKVIDFARENNLIVIQDIAYAEIAFDNYVPPSILQVKGAKDVAVEFYSLSKTYSMAGWRVGFAAGNKEIIHALYRMKSYLDYGMFQPIQIAAIIALKSDQSCVEEYRQIYERRRNVLVEGLNRIGWHVDKPKATMFVWARIPERFQSMGSLEFAKMLLIDGKVAVSPGIGFGEYGDRYVRFALVENEQRIKQAVRGIKRAFEKYGLRNIKV, encoded by the coding sequence ATGCCAAAGTTTCAGTTTGCAAGGATAGACAGGCTCCCACCGTACGTTTTTGCAGTCGTTAACGACCTTAAAATGAAAATGAGAAGAGCTGGCGAGGACATAGTTGACCTTGGAATGGGAAATCCTGACCTTCCTACACCTCAGCACATCGTTGATAAGCTGTGCGACGCTGCACAGAACCCGAAAAATCACAGGTACTCACAAACAAAGGGACTTTACAAGTTAAGGGAAGCCCTGGCTCTGTGGTACAAGAGAAAGTACAACGTCGAATTAGACCCTGAAACGGAAGTTATAACAACGATAGGTTCAAAGGAGGGTATAGCCCACTTAGCCTTAACACTTATAAATCCGGGAGACGTTGCAATTGTTCCTACTCCTGCCTATCCGATTCATCCCTATTCGATAATCATCTCCGGCGGAGATGTAAGGAGTGTTCCCCTTCTAACCGAGGAGGGGTTTGACGAGGAGGCCTTTTTTGAATCAATCATAAAGGCGTACAAGGAGAGCTGGCCAAGACCGAAAGTTTTAATCCTTAACTTCCCTCACAATCCTACAACTGCAACGGTTGGCCTAAAATTCTTCGAAAAGGTAATTGATTTTGCAAGGGAAAACAATCTAATAGTTATTCAGGACATAGCCTATGCAGAAATAGCCTTTGATAACTACGTTCCCCCGAGCATTTTACAGGTAAAAGGTGCAAAGGATGTAGCTGTTGAGTTCTATTCCCTTTCAAAGACCTACTCGATGGCAGGCTGGAGGGTTGGTTTTGCAGCAGGAAACAAAGAGATAATTCATGCCCTCTACAGGATGAAAAGTTACCTCGACTATGGAATGTTCCAGCCCATTCAAATTGCTGCAATAATTGCTCTCAAGAGCGACCAGTCCTGCGTTGAGGAGTACAGGCAGATTTATGAAAGGAGAAGGAACGTTTTAGTTGAAGGATTAAACAGGATTGGTTGGCATGTAGATAAGCCTAAGGCGACAATGTTTGTCTGGGCAAGGATTCCCGAGAGATTTCAATCTATGGGTTCTTTGGAGTTTGCGAAGATGCTTCTAATTGATGGGAAAGTTGCCGTTTCCCCGGGAATTGGATTTGGCGAGTACGGAGACAGGTATGTAAGGTTTGCCTTAGTTGAAAACGAGCAGAGGATAAAACAGGCAGTTAGGGGAATAAAAAGGGCATTTGAAAAGTACGGATTGAGGAACATAAAGGTTTAG
- the pyrH gene encoding UMP kinase: protein MGLKYKRILLKLSGEALQGTKPYGIDPEFLRRLAHEIKNVVNLGVEVAIVIGGGNIFRGVSGATQGMDRATADYMGMLATVINALALQDALEKEGLQTRVLSAIEMREIAEPYIRRRAIRHLEKGRVVIFGAGTGNPFFTTDTAAALRAAEINADVLLKATKVDGIYTADPFKDENAKKLDKLSYRDVITNGIKVMDSAAVSLCMENNIPIIVFDVRKPGNLERVVKGEAVGSLVEGEGL from the coding sequence ATGGGGCTTAAGTACAAAAGGATTCTCCTTAAACTTAGTGGTGAAGCTCTACAGGGAACTAAACCCTACGGAATTGACCCTGAGTTTCTCCGAAGGCTTGCTCATGAAATAAAGAACGTTGTTAATCTTGGAGTTGAGGTTGCTATTGTAATAGGTGGGGGAAACATATTCAGAGGAGTCTCCGGAGCCACTCAGGGAATGGACAGGGCAACTGCAGACTACATGGGAATGCTTGCAACTGTGATAAATGCCCTGGCACTACAGGATGCCCTTGAAAAGGAAGGGCTACAAACAAGGGTTCTCTCAGCTATCGAGATGAGGGAAATTGCTGAACCCTACATAAGGAGAAGGGCTATCCGCCACCTTGAGAAGGGAAGGGTTGTAATATTTGGAGCAGGAACAGGAAATCCATTCTTTACCACCGATACAGCTGCTGCCCTAAGGGCTGCCGAGATAAATGCAGATGTTCTCTTGAAGGCTACGAAGGTTGACGGTATTTACACTGCCGACCCCTTCAAGGATGAGAATGCCAAAAAACTTGACAAACTGTCGTACAGGGATGTAATTACAAATGGTATAAAGGTGATGGATTCTGCTGCAGTTTCCCTGTGTATGGAGAACAACATTCCCATAATTGTTTTTGATGTGAGGAAACCTGGAAACTTGGAGAGAGTTGTAAAGGGAGAAGCTGTAGGATCACTTGTTGAAGGAGAGGGGCTATGA
- a CDS encoding FecCD family ABC transporter permease, with the protein MQKLALLLTPILSSLLFLFYGLPDERILKFIRIPELLLTFGFGGTLAYAGAVFQGTLKNPLAEPYTLGVASGAGFGATLFSLLKLPIEAGALTGGLVSVFLLLFAYTLFKDTLSILLFGVGISSLLSALILFLYAILPAYSLQDALFFTLGYITPVSIKVSFILFLISLLFLIVLFFKSRSLDLLSLGDETAFFSGIEVERERLELLILSSIPISLFVSECGIVGFVGIVIPHISRFLGFRVSMELLFSSYLIGASFLTLSQLLAKNLVPSTVLPSGAVTAVLGVPFFLYVLWRYSGGRG; encoded by the coding sequence TTGCAAAAATTAGCACTTCTTCTCACTCCGATTTTATCATCTCTCCTCTTTCTTTTTTACGGATTACCGGACGAGAGAATTCTAAAGTTTATTAGGATTCCCGAGCTCCTTCTAACCTTTGGATTTGGTGGAACCCTTGCCTATGCTGGGGCAGTTTTTCAGGGAACTTTAAAAAATCCACTGGCGGAACCCTACACCTTGGGGGTTGCGTCTGGGGCAGGATTCGGAGCTACACTATTTTCCCTTCTAAAACTGCCGATTGAAGCAGGAGCTCTAACAGGTGGATTAGTCTCAGTATTTCTCCTCCTTTTTGCCTATACTCTTTTTAAGGATACCCTTTCTATACTCCTGTTTGGCGTTGGAATTTCATCCCTCCTCTCTGCTCTTATACTTTTTCTCTATGCAATTTTACCGGCTTATTCACTTCAGGATGCTCTCTTCTTTACCTTAGGTTACATAACTCCCGTTTCTATAAAGGTTTCATTCATTCTATTTCTAATTTCTCTCTTATTTCTAATTGTTCTTTTCTTTAAATCCCGCTCCTTGGACCTGCTCTCCTTGGGAGATGAAACGGCTTTCTTCAGTGGAATTGAAGTTGAAAGGGAGAGATTAGAACTCCTCATCCTCTCGTCAATTCCGATTTCCCTATTTGTTTCTGAGTGTGGAATTGTTGGATTTGTGGGGATAGTCATTCCTCACATATCAAGGTTTTTAGGCTTTAGAGTTAGTATGGAACTCCTTTTTTCCTCCTACCTTATTGGCGCTTCTTTTTTAACGCTCTCACAGTTGCTTGCAAAAAACCTTGTTCCCTCAACGGTTCTTCCATCGGGAGCAGTCACTGCCGTTTTAGGTGTTCCCTTTTTTCTCTACGTTCTCTGGAGGTACTCAGGTGGTAGAGGTTAG
- a CDS encoding homoserine dehydrogenase has product MDSFRVGIVGCGTVGGGVVELLLENGETIESRIGRKIEIAFVVDRDTEKPKKLGIPAEKIFADAFKALDVECDAVVELVGGTTFAKEIVKTAIKRKRHVVTANKALLADYGEEIFKLAKENGVSVKFEASVGGGIPVIKAVREGLVGNRIKAIYGIINGTANFILTEMSQRGISFEEALREAQEKGYAEADPSLDVDGYDAAHKIAILSSLAFCRWIRTEEVFVDGIRDLTPLDVEIAKEEFGYAVKLLAISKVSGGEVEVRVHPTMIPEENILSSVNDVFNACLVEGDFVGRTLYYGKGAGRRPTASAVVSDIVDLALGNTFSVPECLFKENREIKLKKPNEFVSSFYLRFTAVDRPGVLARIAEILGRENISIKSALQKNIEFNGGVPIVMTTHPAKKSQIERAVEEIDRMDVIVKPTFVCMVEELQ; this is encoded by the coding sequence TTGGACAGTTTTAGAGTTGGAATAGTTGGATGTGGAACGGTAGGTGGTGGCGTTGTGGAGCTCCTCTTGGAAAATGGAGAAACAATCGAAAGTAGAATAGGAAGGAAAATCGAAATAGCCTTTGTTGTAGATAGGGATACTGAAAAGCCTAAAAAACTTGGAATTCCGGCTGAAAAAATATTTGCAGATGCCTTTAAAGCCTTAGATGTTGAGTGTGATGCTGTAGTTGAACTTGTTGGCGGAACGACTTTTGCCAAGGAAATAGTAAAAACTGCAATAAAAAGGAAGAGACACGTTGTAACTGCCAATAAAGCCCTCCTTGCAGACTACGGAGAGGAGATATTTAAGCTTGCAAAGGAGAATGGCGTATCGGTAAAGTTTGAAGCAAGCGTCGGAGGAGGAATTCCTGTTATTAAAGCTGTAAGGGAAGGGCTTGTTGGAAACAGAATAAAGGCTATCTACGGAATAATAAACGGAACTGCAAACTTTATACTAACAGAGATGTCTCAAAGGGGCATAAGTTTTGAGGAAGCCCTGAGAGAGGCACAGGAGAAGGGGTATGCAGAGGCGGACCCATCCTTGGACGTTGATGGTTACGATGCAGCCCATAAGATAGCAATTCTCTCAAGTCTTGCATTCTGCAGGTGGATTAGAACGGAGGAAGTTTTTGTTGATGGAATAAGGGATTTAACACCCTTAGACGTTGAAATAGCAAAGGAGGAGTTCGGATACGCTGTAAAGCTCCTTGCAATAAGTAAGGTTTCAGGTGGAGAAGTTGAAGTAAGGGTTCACCCTACAATGATTCCTGAGGAGAACATTCTTTCAAGTGTTAACGATGTTTTTAATGCCTGCCTTGTTGAGGGGGATTTTGTCGGAAGAACGCTTTACTACGGTAAAGGTGCCGGCAGAAGGCCAACTGCCAGCGCAGTTGTGAGCGATATTGTTGATTTGGCACTTGGAAATACGTTCTCCGTTCCAGAGTGTTTATTCAAGGAAAATAGAGAGATTAAACTGAAAAAGCCCAACGAGTTTGTTTCATCGTTCTACCTCAGGTTTACTGCCGTTGATAGACCAGGAGTCCTTGCAAGGATTGCTGAAATTCTGGGGAGGGAAAACATAAGTATAAAGAGTGCCCTTCAGAAAAACATTGAGTTCAACGGTGGTGTACCGATAGTTATGACGACCCATCCGGCAAAGAAGTCCCAGATAGAGAGGGCAGTAGAGGAAATAGACAGGATGGACGTTATTGTTAAACCTACATTTGTCTGTATGGTGGAGGAACTCCAATGA
- the frr gene encoding ribosome recycling factor, whose amino-acid sequence MINELLKDAEKRMKKAVEVLKGEFAGLRTGRASTVLVEDIKVDYYGSMMTIKQVAQISVPEANQIVIQPWDVSVIPNIEKAIRNSDLGAQPQRDGNVIRIILPPLTEERRRELVKKAGKFAEQARIAIRNVRHEIMKELDKLKKEGGYSEDDIKRAKDELQKITDRFIKEVDNLLEKKEEEILTI is encoded by the coding sequence ATGATTAACGAGCTGCTAAAGGATGCTGAAAAGAGGATGAAGAAGGCTGTTGAGGTTTTGAAGGGGGAGTTTGCAGGACTGAGAACAGGCAGGGCTTCAACTGTCCTTGTTGAGGATATAAAGGTTGACTACTACGGTTCAATGATGACCATAAAACAGGTAGCTCAAATTTCCGTTCCAGAGGCCAACCAGATAGTTATTCAGCCCTGGGATGTTTCTGTAATTCCAAACATTGAAAAAGCTATTAGGAATTCTGATTTGGGAGCTCAACCTCAGAGGGACGGAAACGTTATTAGAATAATCCTTCCTCCGTTAACAGAAGAAAGGAGAAGGGAACTTGTTAAAAAAGCTGGTAAGTTTGCAGAGCAGGCAAGAATAGCCATAAGAAACGTCCGTCACGAAATAATGAAAGAACTTGACAAACTCAAGAAAGAGGGCGGATATTCAGAGGACGATATAAAAAGGGCAAAGGATGAACTTCAGAAAATTACAGATAGATTTATAAAGGAAGTGGATAACCTCCTCGAGAAGAAAGAGGAGGAAATTCTTACCATCTAA
- a CDS encoding ATP-binding protein, producing MAHKIDPELCIGCGACASVCPTNAIHPTDDGKYEINPDDCIDCGACVEVCPTDAISAE from the coding sequence ATGGCTCACAAGATTGACCCAGAACTCTGCATTGGATGTGGAGCATGTGCATCCGTATGCCCAACAAATGCAATCCATCCTACAGACGATGGAAAGTACGAAATTAACCCTGACGACTGTATCGACTGTGGAGCTTGTGTTGAAGTTTGCCCAACTGACGCGATTTCTGCCGAGTAA